One Glandiceps talaboti chromosome 20, keGlaTala1.1, whole genome shotgun sequence genomic region harbors:
- the LOC144450760 gene encoding nuclear receptor subfamily 1 group D member 2-like isoform X2, with the protein MSAYHCSVYNISKDHLNELINCQICGDTSTGFHYGVHSCEGCKGFFRRSIAQHTTYTCTNKERCEVTIYTRNQCQLCRWKKCLDVGMSKDASRLGRRSKRMIERMQDMIADKQQSPQDLKRYKLSGSDGDFARQMWGPARPDMYSDMSGDQGSSSFYQRSMNIKSEDPPPTCAYAKMKYSNSVDGESSESSRLGLPSSQNAVGVINSSIISNINGVSASAINQMLLSGQPVMLIPQQIGSASQNMAVQGQVPPAVIVVKQSDQSDSNKTKLREQQKDCVESPGSGVNSMDWDNEREQKVPDNLNFSEKCAPMRRLDSSPRTVSSPPEQNESTKGKPWQQQMEETSPQQPVLSPGASDLKFGQIPSPGCGLSPLSPFLSSPLCSPGKLFPFETPTPSPQDGSQPSKFVPMVFPDVEFDEPTPEQRQTIANLVQGVTKLHHNICHFTYARIHMLKEKYYGIRESMFDSKGRPLHDCRQCPLPPQFPTAAKAPKELDMPNHEITPAHMIRFFANKFTGLITRIVMFTRQIPGFRQLDKEDQITLIKQGLFEVAATRFTTVVDLETQMVNYWTTGDTFTRDLARESPLGRLIDLLFDFAARFNKFELTDDEIGILNAVLMVAADRPGLKKREEVRELQSNLLKGLQYEVQRTHPEDPGLFARILTTIPKLREIGPEHTKRLMELKVQNAKLTNLSPLHSEVFDLAE; encoded by the exons atCACTTAAACGAACTGATAAACTGTCAGATATGTGGAGATACATCAACTGGTTTCCACTATGGTGTTCACTCTTGTGAAGGCTGTAAG GGATTCTTTCGGCGAAGTATTGCTCAGCATACTACATATACTTGTACAAATAAAGAACGATGTGAGGTGACAATATACACAAGAAACCAATGTCAGCTTTGTCGATGGAAAAAATGCCTGGATGTAGGAATGTCAAAAGATG CTTCACGTCTTGGTCGACGATCTAAAAGAATGATTGAACGCATGCAAGATATGATAGCTGATAAACAGCAGAGCCCCCAAGACTTGAAGAGGTACAAGTTATCTGGCTCTGATGGTGACTTTGCTAGGCAAATGTGGGGACCTGCTAGACCAGACATGTACAGTGATATGTCCGGAGACCAGGGGTCATCATCATTCTACCAAAGGTCAATGAATATCAAATCAGAAGATCCTCCACCGACATGTGCCTATgcgaaaatgaaatattcaaattcagtTGATGGAGAGAGTAGTGAATCATCAAGACTCGGGTTACCCTCCTCCCAGAATGCAGTTGGTGTCATTAATAGCtctatcatttcaaatattaatgGTGTTTCTGCCTCGGCTATCAACCAGATGTTGTTGTCAGGGCAACCTGTTATGCTAATACCACAACAGATTGGGTCAGCATCTCAAAATATGGCAGTACAGGGGCAAGTGCCACCAGCTGTGATTGTCGTGAAGCAGAGTGATCAGAGTGACtctaataaaacaaaattgagaGAGCAACAGAAAGATTGTGTTGAAAGTCCAGGTAGTGGTGTCAACTCAATGGACTGGGATAATGAAAGAGAACAAAAAGTGCCTGATAATCTAAATTTCAGTGAAAAGTGTGCACCAATGAGAAGACTTGACTCTTCTCCCAGAACTGTGTCATCGCCGCCAGAGCAAAATGAATCCACCAAGgggaaaccatggcaacagcaaATGGAAGAGACATCACCACAGCAACCTGTGCTTTCGCCGGGTGCATCAGATCTTAAATTTGGGCAGATACCATCACCGGGCTGCGGACTGTCACCACTTTCACCATTTCTTTCATCACCACTATGCTCTCCAGGTAAATTGTTCCCCTTTGAGACGCCGACACCAAGCCCCCAGGACGGCTCACAGCCATCAAAATTCGTACCAATGGTGTTTCCTGATGTTGAGTTTGACGAGCCTACTCCTGAACAAAGACAAACGATTGCTAATCTTGTCCAGGGGGTGACAAAGTTACACCACAACATTTGTCACTTTACATATGCCAGAATACATATGCTTAAAGAAAAGTATTATGGGATCAGAGAGTCTATGTTTGATAGTAAG GGAAGACCACTCCATGATTGTAGACAGTGTCCTTTGCCGCCACAGTTCCCAACCGCTGCCAAAGCACCAAAAGAATTGGATATGCCAAATCACGAAATCACTCCTGCTCACATGATCCGATTCTTTGCCAACAAATTCACTGGACTTATTACCCGAATTGTGATGTTCACAAGACAGATCCCAGGATTCCGACAACTTGATAAGGAAGATCAGATCACACTCATTAAACAAGGTCTGTTTGAGGTTGCTGCTACCCGTTTTACAACCGTTGTTGATCTTGAGACCCAAATGGTTAACTATTGGACAACAGGGGATACATTCACCCGAGACTTAGCGCGAGAGTCTCCACTTGGCAGACTGATAGATTTGTTGTTTGATTTTGCTGCACGTTTCAACAAATTTGAGTTGACAGATGATGAGATTGGAATACTGAATGCTGTTCTCATGGTGGCAGCAG ATCGTCCAGGTCTGAAAAAGCGAGAAGAAGTACGTGAATTACAGTCAAATTTACTGAAAGGTCTGCAGTATGAGGTGCAGCGTACACATCCAGAAGACCCAGGACTATTCGCTAGAATTCTGACTACGATACCAAAACTTCGTGAAATCGGTCCCGAACATACAAAGAGATTGATGGAGTTGAAAGTACAAAATGCAAAGCTCACCAACCTATCACCATTACATTCTGAAGTCTTTGACTTAGCTGAATGA